A single window of Rubripirellula lacrimiformis DNA harbors:
- a CDS encoding TonB-dependent receptor plug domain-containing protein, giving the protein MSMSVARLAFGSALALVLAFLGCVQGRAEESTPRIVDVDASAESLEGVGDEIDDEAILDLDLEDLGKVAVVVESFDMEVTSVTRNESTVGRSPAAVFVITNEMLRRTGASSLPEALRYVPGMTVARLDANKWAVSSRGFNGEYANKLLVLLDGRSLYSPTFAGVVWSHHDIVMQDVERIEVIRGPGASVWGANAVNGVINVITKDAADTQGIMASAGGGTEDRNITTARYGSKIGDVSYRLYGKRTERDSGYSADSIAADDWRAGRVGFRSDWSSCEEDCDHVTAEGELYSGTLGQYAERTPIGTAPYTDAFPVDDSISGGFGLVRWKRRLEDDSSVSLQSYYDQRRAMPVFQDSRLDIFDLEFQHQLAPIDEHRVTWGLGYRSTWTDIESVNEVAASFSPSSVQTILFSGFVQDQYSIYEDWDLTAGCKFEQNDYTGLEFQPTLRLLHTINDRQVVWAAASRAVRTPSQYESFGKILVPAERFPIRTLVRGSQSLQAEDVFTLELGYRAQPSDRFSWDLAGFYNHYSDLIGLQLSGYPAGVPLTAPAEFSNIGTADSTGLELFAKWQTTQSWQLSSGASFLYTDLDGLDRGGVGFLAPRFQAYATSFWNLTPDIEFDASMRYVDNHTEVAAPAYVSMDARVGIHLTDGCEFSIAGQNLLDSHRQEAVYSTLYSNRTEVQRALYAQLTWRR; this is encoded by the coding sequence ATGTCCATGTCGGTAGCTCGTTTAGCGTTCGGGTCAGCGTTGGCATTGGTGCTAGCGTTCTTGGGGTGCGTCCAGGGTAGGGCAGAGGAATCAACGCCAAGGATTGTGGACGTCGACGCATCGGCGGAATCCCTTGAAGGTGTCGGCGACGAAATTGACGACGAAGCGATCTTGGACCTTGATCTAGAAGATTTAGGAAAAGTCGCTGTCGTCGTTGAATCGTTCGACATGGAAGTTACATCGGTTACTCGGAACGAAAGTACCGTAGGGCGCTCTCCGGCAGCTGTGTTCGTCATCACAAATGAGATGTTGAGACGGACCGGGGCAAGCAGTTTGCCGGAGGCCCTACGGTATGTTCCGGGAATGACCGTGGCCCGACTGGACGCCAACAAATGGGCGGTGTCCTCGCGTGGTTTCAATGGCGAATACGCCAACAAGTTACTGGTGCTGCTTGACGGCCGAAGCCTCTATTCGCCGACCTTTGCAGGGGTCGTCTGGTCGCATCATGACATCGTGATGCAGGATGTCGAACGGATTGAAGTCATCCGCGGCCCGGGTGCAAGCGTCTGGGGCGCCAACGCCGTCAATGGCGTGATCAATGTCATCACCAAGGACGCGGCTGACACTCAAGGCATCATGGCCAGTGCCGGTGGCGGGACCGAAGATCGAAATATCACGACGGCCCGATACGGCAGCAAAATCGGCGATGTCAGCTATCGACTGTATGGAAAACGGACCGAACGCGACTCGGGATATTCCGCCGATTCCATCGCTGCGGATGATTGGCGAGCCGGCCGAGTCGGTTTTCGTTCCGACTGGTCGTCTTGCGAAGAAGACTGCGACCACGTAACGGCTGAGGGCGAGTTGTATTCGGGGACGCTTGGTCAGTACGCAGAGCGGACACCCATCGGCACAGCTCCCTATACGGATGCCTTTCCTGTCGATGATTCGATCAGTGGCGGCTTCGGGTTGGTGCGTTGGAAGCGTCGTTTAGAGGACGATTCGTCTGTTTCGCTGCAATCCTACTATGACCAGCGTCGGGCGATGCCGGTATTCCAGGACTCACGCTTGGATATCTTCGACCTGGAGTTTCAACACCAACTTGCGCCCATCGATGAGCATCGCGTTACTTGGGGATTGGGGTATCGAAGCACTTGGACCGATATCGAATCGGTCAATGAAGTGGCGGCAAGCTTTTCGCCATCGAGTGTTCAAACGATTCTGTTCAGTGGATTCGTTCAGGATCAGTACTCGATCTACGAAGACTGGGATCTGACCGCAGGCTGCAAATTCGAACAGAACGACTATACGGGATTGGAATTTCAACCGACGCTGCGTTTGCTGCACACGATCAACGATCGGCAAGTCGTTTGGGCAGCCGCGTCACGTGCGGTGCGAACACCATCGCAGTACGAGTCCTTTGGCAAGATCCTTGTGCCCGCCGAACGCTTTCCGATTCGCACACTGGTACGCGGTTCACAGTCGTTGCAGGCCGAAGACGTGTTTACGTTGGAATTGGGCTACCGTGCCCAGCCTTCGGACCGATTTTCTTGGGACCTTGCAGGGTTCTACAACCACTATTCCGATTTGATTGGGCTGCAGTTGTCAGGGTATCCGGCGGGCGTCCCTCTGACTGCACCCGCAGAATTTTCCAACATTGGGACGGCTGATTCGACCGGGTTGGAATTGTTCGCGAAATGGCAAACCACTCAATCGTGGCAGCTGTCCTCCGGGGCAAGCTTTCTGTACACCGACCTAGATGGACTCGATCGTGGCGGTGTTGGATTTCTCGCTCCCCGTTTTCAAGCTTATGCGACGTCTTTCTGGAATCTGACACCGGACATCGAATTTGACGCTTCGATGCGGTACGTCGACAACCATACGGAAGTTGCGGCTCCCGCCTACGTTTCGATGGATGCTCGCGTTGGAATCCATCTTACCGACGGTTGCGAGTTCAGCATCGCAGGCCAGAATCTGCTGGATTCTCATCGCCAGGAAGCCGTCTATTCGACACTGTACTCCAATCGCACCGAGGTACAACGCGCCCTGTACGCTCAATTGACATGGAGGCGATAG